Proteins co-encoded in one Crateriforma spongiae genomic window:
- a CDS encoding transposase, producing MDQLKNVSRIIKERLANVMSYFRYEITNAVVEGISSKIMSIKRRVGVAAIVRISKRQSISTVADSISINNSPG from the coding sequence TTGGATCAGCTAAAGAACGTTTCCCGAATAATAAAGGAGCGATTAGCCAACGTGATGAGCTACTTCAGGTACGAAATCACCAACGCCGTCGTCGAAGGGATCAGCAGCAAGATCATGTCGATCAAACGCCGTGTTGGCGTTGCCGCAATCGTGAGAATTTCAAAACGGCAATCGATTTCTACTGTGGCGGACTCGATCTCTATCAACAATAGCCCGGGATGA
- a CDS encoding transposase: protein MQGIAIDEKTLGKGPNYTTLIDDLDRSTVEAISGGIDTASENACFSLLSPQQRESVEAIAMNMSAAIVKSAKQHISLAKTKIVHNRFHAMKLVGESGGKVRRGEHRPLKQEGDGRLIGTRYLWLTNQENLTEDQKARFGLVYKQELEAGKAWACILIASRPSIPLRRRNRNRVFP from the coding sequence ATGCAAGGGATCGCGATCGACGAGAAAACACTCGGCAAAGGACCGAACTACACTACACTGATCGATGATCTCGACCGCAGTACTGTCGAGGCAATCTCCGGTGGAATTGACACCGCAAGCGAAAACGCCTGTTTTTCTCTGCTTTCTCCACAGCAACGAGAATCGGTAGAGGCGATCGCGATGAACATGAGTGCGGCCATTGTCAAAAGTGCCAAGCAGCATATTTCTCTGGCCAAGACCAAGATCGTTCACAATCGCTTCCATGCCATGAAGTTGGTAGGTGAATCAGGCGGCAAGGTTCGCCGGGGCGAACACCGACCATTAAAACAAGAGGGTGACGGTCGCTTGATCGGCACTCGCTATCTTTGGCTGACCAACCAGGAGAATCTGACCGAGGACCAAAAAGCACGGTTTGGTTTGGTCTACAAGCAGGAGCTCGAGGCTGGCAAGGCTTGGGCATGCATATTAATTGCTTCACGACCTTCGATACCACTGAGACGCCGGAACCGCAACAGAGTTTTTCCATGA
- a CDS encoding transposase family protein has translation MQGTEFYKQILGHEESWFVANVKLDIEFQQVDVFFEHAESTTFEFPECGKPCAVYFHTGTCRWRHLDTMQFRTILHAQPLAKNAPNTESSTSLAMDREKQSIHDQWPFGKPERQGPAEHPANELRRNMAHP, from the coding sequence ATGCAGGGAACAGAATTCTATAAACAGATTCTCGGTCACGAAGAATCGTGGTTCGTTGCGAACGTCAAGCTGGACATCGAATTCCAGCAAGTTGATGTGTTTTTCGAGCATGCCGAAAGCACTACCTTTGAGTTCCCCGAATGCGGAAAGCCGTGTGCAGTGTATTTCCACACCGGGACGTGTCGTTGGAGACATCTGGACACAATGCAATTCCGGACAATCCTGCACGCCCAACCCCTCGCGAAAAATGCTCCGAATACGGAGTCAAGCACCTCGCTTGCCATGGACAGAGAAAAACAGTCGATTCACGATCAATGGCCTTTTGGCAAGCCAGAACGTCAAGGGCCCGCAGAGCATCCTGCGAACGAGTTGAGACGAAACATGGCACATCCATGA